A portion of the Mesobacillus boroniphilus genome contains these proteins:
- a CDS encoding F0F1 ATP synthase subunit epsilon: MKTIKVSVVTPDGPVYESDVEMVSTKASTGELGILPGHIPMVAPLQIGAVRLKNGSNNEFIAVSGGFLEVRPEQVTILAQSAEQSSEIDLERALKAKERAEQRLRERQQENIDFKRAELALQRAINRISVAERRI; the protein is encoded by the coding sequence ATGAAGACGATTAAAGTCAGTGTTGTTACTCCCGATGGGCCGGTGTATGAATCAGATGTTGAAATGGTAAGCACAAAAGCGAGCACAGGCGAGCTTGGAATCTTGCCAGGCCACATTCCTATGGTTGCACCGCTACAAATTGGCGCTGTCCGTTTGAAAAATGGCAGCAATAACGAGTTCATTGCAGTCAGCGGCGGCTTCCTCGAGGTCCGTCCTGAGCAGGTAACCATCCTTGCTCAATCTGCTGAACAATCATCTGAAATCGATCTTGAACGTGCACTAAAAGCAAAAGAACGCGCTGAGCAGCGCCTGCGTGAAAGACAGCAGGAGAACATTGACTTCAAGCGTGCTGAACTTGCCCTGCAGCGTGCGATCAACCGTATTTCAGTTGCAGAACGCAGAATTTAA
- a CDS encoding NADH-quinone oxidoreductase subunit A → MEQLNLYQNNYLIVFVFLCLGVLLPIVALFAAKLLRPKYKQDERKYTTYESGMEPFSDARVQFNVRYYVFALMFVIFDVETAFLYPWAVAYEKLGIFALIEMLIFVVMLLIGLIYAWKKKVLKWI, encoded by the coding sequence ATGGAACAGTTGAATCTATATCAAAATAACTATTTGATAGTCTTTGTGTTCCTATGTCTCGGGGTACTGCTTCCAATCGTAGCCTTGTTTGCGGCTAAGCTTCTGCGGCCGAAATACAAGCAGGACGAGCGGAAATATACCACCTACGAGAGCGGAATGGAACCGTTCAGCGATGCGCGGGTCCAGTTTAATGTCCGTTATTATGTGTTTGCCCTTATGTTCGTTATTTTTGATGTAGAAACAGCGTTTTTGTATCCATGGGCTGTCGCCTATGAAAAACTGGGAATCTTCGCATTGATCGAAATGCTGATTTTCGTCGTGATGCTTCTCATCGGACTCATCTACGCATGGAAAAAGAAGGTGCTAAAATGGATTTAA
- a CDS encoding NuoB/complex I 20 kDa subunit family protein, with the protein MDLKLDDFSPEEVAELQRNVFVTTLEQVKGWARSNSMWPMTFGLACCAIEMMASSSAHYDLDRFGTFYRNSPRQSDVMIVSGTVTKKMAPTVRRLYDQLAEPKWVIAMGSCATAGGPYVKSYSVVKGVDQIVPVDVYIPGCPPNPAALIYGINKLKEKIRYEAKTGKKVI; encoded by the coding sequence ATGGATTTAAAATTGGATGATTTCTCACCTGAAGAAGTGGCAGAACTCCAAAGAAACGTATTCGTGACAACTCTTGAACAGGTTAAAGGCTGGGCCCGAAGCAACTCGATGTGGCCAATGACATTCGGTCTTGCGTGCTGCGCGATTGAAATGATGGCATCCAGCTCGGCTCACTATGACCTGGATCGTTTCGGGACATTCTACCGGAACTCACCTCGTCAGTCTGATGTCATGATTGTTTCAGGTACCGTAACGAAGAAAATGGCTCCGACTGTCCGCAGGCTGTACGATCAGCTGGCAGAACCAAAATGGGTAATCGCGATGGGTTCATGCGCGACAGCAGGCGGTCCATATGTAAAATCATACTCAGTTGTAAAAGGTGTCGATCAAATTGTGCCGGTCGATGTTTACATACCGGGTTGCCCGCCGAATCCAGCAGCATTGATTTACGGGATTAATAAATTGAAAGAGAAAATCCGTTATGAGGCGAAAACCGGGAAGAAGGTGATCTAA
- a CDS encoding NADH-quinone oxidoreductase subunit C, with translation MSGEKDLEQIKREAAEKAKELAKQRQAAKQAGEGNDPKEVADQVAEPEVKQTEAKAASPAGDDAELAKKKAAAAAKAKAAALAKMKANAQSDEASEAKEEESAPVEGQDAELAKKKAAAAAKAKAAALAKMKATGQVEENVEAESPAGDDDDLAKKKAAAVAKAKAAAAAKRKAQEAGGGADASTDDDDLAKKKAAAVAKAKAAAAAKAKAAAGGGSADDEKAKAIAAAKAKAAAAAKAKSAAGAKAGAEETVEEKKPSPNQPYLDKYVKAITDNLGDNILEDSYINPLSKDVPTLVAKKESYYRLAEFLKYNELLGFDYLSELHGTDFQTHMEVYVHLYSYKNRQSVALKVKLDRDNPVTESVQPLWAGADWPECETYDLLGIKFEGHPNLHRIMLGEDWVGHPLRKDYEPYDVEV, from the coding sequence ATGAGCGGGGAAAAGGATTTAGAGCAGATAAAGAGAGAAGCAGCCGAAAAGGCAAAGGAGCTTGCGAAGCAGCGCCAGGCCGCTAAACAAGCTGGGGAAGGAAACGACCCGAAAGAGGTTGCCGACCAAGTCGCAGAACCTGAAGTGAAGCAAACTGAGGCTAAAGCAGCATCACCTGCGGGTGACGACGCTGAGCTGGCGAAAAAGAAAGCCGCAGCAGCAGCGAAGGCAAAAGCAGCTGCACTGGCGAAAATGAAAGCGAACGCTCAGTCAGATGAAGCATCGGAAGCCAAAGAAGAAGAATCGGCTCCGGTAGAAGGCCAAGACGCTGAACTCGCTAAGAAAAAAGCAGCAGCCGCGGCAAAAGCGAAAGCAGCCGCTCTTGCAAAAATGAAAGCAACAGGCCAGGTGGAGGAAAACGTTGAAGCAGAATCTCCAGCAGGCGACGACGATGACCTGGCGAAAAAGAAAGCCGCAGCCGTAGCGAAAGCAAAGGCAGCAGCGGCAGCGAAAAGGAAAGCTCAGGAGGCAGGCGGAGGAGCAGACGCTTCAACGGACGATGATGATCTTGCGAAAAAGAAAGCCGCAGCTGTAGCCAAAGCTAAGGCGGCAGCAGCAGCGAAAGCAAAAGCCGCAGCCGGCGGAGGGTCCGCTGACGATGAAAAGGCGAAAGCGATTGCCGCAGCAAAGGCAAAAGCAGCCGCAGCAGCGAAGGCTAAATCAGCAGCTGGCGCGAAAGCAGGAGCAGAAGAAACTGTTGAAGAGAAGAAACCATCTCCAAACCAGCCTTACTTAGATAAATATGTAAAAGCAATTACCGACAATCTTGGTGATAACATTTTGGAAGATTCCTATATTAACCCTCTTTCAAAGGATGTCCCAACACTAGTCGCGAAGAAGGAATCATATTATCGACTGGCTGAATTCCTGAAGTACAATGAACTATTAGGCTTCGATTACCTTTCAGAGCTTCACGGCACTGATTTCCAGACACATATGGAAGTGTATGTTCACTTGTACTCATACAAAAACAGGCAGTCAGTTGCGTTAAAGGTCAAGCTTGACCGCGATAACCCTGTTACCGAGTCCGTACAGCCACTTTGGGCAGGAGCTGATTGGCCAGAGTGTGAAACGTATGACTTGCTTGGCATCAAATTCGAAGGCCATCCAAACCTCCATCGCATCATGCTAGGTGAAGACTGGGTCGGCCACCCATTAAGAAAAGACTATGAACCGTATGATGTGGAGGTGTAG
- a CDS encoding NADH-quinone oxidoreductase subunit D gives MIRTEEMLLNVGPQHPSTHGVFRLVLKIDGEIIVEAKPVIGYLHRGTEKLAEDLQYTQIIPYTDRMDYVSAMTNNYVIVHAVETMMGIQVPERAEYLRILAMELNRVASHLLWWGTFILDFGATSPLLYAFRDREMILNLLNELSGARLTFNYMRVGGVKWDAPEGWIEKVADFVPYLRGQLKGYHQLVSGNEIFLNRTKNIGTYTKEDAINYSLSGPNLRSTGVKWDLRKDEPYSIYDRFDFDVVTREEGDALARYHVRMGEIEESLKIIEQAVQQFPKDGEIIAKVPKIIKAPKGEAFVRIEGSRGEIGCYISSDGKKEPYRLKFRRPSFYNLQILPKLLEGESISNLIAILGAVDIVLGEVDG, from the coding sequence GTGATACGCACAGAAGAAATGCTCTTGAACGTGGGCCCGCAGCACCCTAGTACACACGGTGTATTCCGCCTCGTTCTAAAAATTGACGGTGAGATTATCGTTGAAGCAAAGCCGGTCATCGGTTATTTGCACCGCGGGACTGAAAAGCTTGCCGAAGACCTGCAATATACACAAATCATTCCGTATACAGACCGGATGGACTACGTATCAGCGATGACGAATAACTATGTAATCGTCCATGCAGTCGAAACAATGATGGGCATACAGGTGCCAGAACGCGCCGAGTATTTAAGGATACTGGCGATGGAACTGAACAGGGTTGCCAGCCATTTGCTGTGGTGGGGAACCTTCATCCTCGACTTCGGTGCGACAAGCCCATTGCTTTATGCATTCCGTGACCGGGAGATGATCCTGAACCTGTTGAATGAACTGTCTGGTGCTCGTCTAACGTTCAACTACATGCGTGTAGGCGGCGTAAAGTGGGATGCTCCGGAAGGCTGGATTGAAAAGGTGGCGGATTTTGTCCCTTACCTGAGAGGCCAGTTGAAGGGCTACCACCAGCTAGTATCTGGAAACGAAATCTTCCTTAACCGTACAAAGAATATTGGTACATATACAAAGGAGGATGCAATCAATTACTCACTGAGCGGCCCGAACCTGCGCTCTACTGGCGTGAAATGGGATTTGCGCAAGGATGAGCCGTATTCAATCTATGACCGCTTCGACTTTGACGTTGTTACTCGCGAAGAAGGAGATGCTCTTGCCCGTTACCATGTAAGGATGGGTGAAATCGAAGAGTCTCTTAAAATCATCGAACAGGCTGTGCAGCAATTCCCGAAAGACGGAGAAATCATAGCCAAGGTTCCAAAAATCATCAAGGCTCCAAAAGGGGAAGCGTTTGTCCGGATCGAAGGCTCCCGAGGTGAGATCGGATGCTACATATCCAGCGATGGCAAAAAAGAGCCATACCGTCTCAAGTTCAGAAGACCGAGCTTCTACAATCTGCAAATCCTTCCTAAACTGCTCGAAGGAGAAAGTATCTCAAATCTGATTGCAATTTTAGGAGCGGTTGATATCGTTCTTGGGGAGGTAGACGGATAA
- the nuoH gene encoding NADH-quinone oxidoreductase subunit NuoH, whose amino-acid sequence MVQELLESSAGIMNFSIFFALAVVLLFVILGFVTMAILAERKVLGFMQGRYGPSHVGGKWGLLQSVADVVKLLVKEDLIPKAADKPLFIIAPVIAFAPSFMVMATIPLTDKLQFADLNVGFLYYIAISGLTIVGMLMAGWASNNKYSLLGGMRAAAQMISYEIPLVMSVLGIVLLTGSLNLNEIVAAQGDNGWFILWQPIAFIVFFIAATAELNRVPFDLAEAENELVAGFHTEYSGFRWAMFMLAEYVYMFAMSALITVLFLGGWLPLPFLGFIPGAVWFALKFSLVVYILIWFRATFPRIRADQLMEFAWKVLLPVALANIFLTALIKEFLLK is encoded by the coding sequence ATGGTTCAGGAGCTACTCGAATCAAGCGCAGGCATTATGAACTTCAGTATCTTCTTCGCCCTTGCTGTCGTCCTGCTGTTCGTAATCCTTGGATTCGTAACAATGGCGATTCTGGCAGAGCGGAAAGTGCTCGGTTTCATGCAGGGCCGTTACGGTCCATCCCATGTCGGCGGAAAATGGGGACTTTTGCAATCCGTAGCCGACGTCGTAAAGCTTCTTGTAAAAGAAGACTTAATACCAAAAGCAGCGGATAAGCCGCTGTTCATTATCGCACCGGTCATCGCGTTCGCGCCGTCCTTCATGGTCATGGCGACGATTCCATTGACAGACAAACTGCAGTTTGCTGACTTGAATGTCGGATTCCTGTATTACATCGCCATTTCAGGGCTGACAATCGTCGGCATGCTGATGGCAGGCTGGGCATCCAACAACAAATACTCATTGCTTGGCGGTATGCGTGCCGCGGCACAGATGATTTCCTATGAAATCCCGCTTGTCATGAGCGTGCTTGGAATCGTCCTGCTGACAGGCAGCCTTAATCTAAATGAGATTGTTGCAGCACAAGGTGACAATGGCTGGTTCATCCTATGGCAGCCAATCGCGTTCATCGTGTTCTTCATCGCTGCTACTGCCGAACTGAACAGGGTTCCATTTGACCTTGCAGAAGCGGAAAACGAGCTTGTTGCCGGTTTCCACACAGAGTACTCTGGCTTCCGCTGGGCAATGTTCATGCTTGCTGAGTATGTGTATATGTTCGCAATGTCTGCGTTGATCACTGTATTATTCCTTGGAGGCTGGCTGCCGCTGCCGTTCCTCGGCTTCATTCCAGGAGCTGTTTGGTTCGCGCTCAAGTTCAGCTTAGTGGTCTATATCCTCATTTGGTTCCGTGCTACGTTCCCGCGTATCCGCGCTGACCAATTGATGGAGTTCGCATGGAAAGTGCTTTTGCCGGTAGCGCTGGCAAACATCTTCCTAACTGCTTTGATTAAAGAATTTCTTCTAAAATAG
- the nuoI gene encoding NADH-quinone oxidoreductase subunit NuoI, which translates to MLGWTKGLAYTLKQLTREKLTYDYPNEPIPLPDRFRGIQKFYPEKCIVCNQCANICPTDCINLTGKKHPDPTKKGKIIDTYDINFELCILCDLCTEVCPTEAIIMTNNFELAEYSRDDLFKNLEWLDENDENIRKVNKA; encoded by the coding sequence GTGCTAGGATGGACTAAAGGATTAGCTTATACCCTTAAACAATTGACTCGCGAAAAGCTGACTTACGATTATCCAAACGAACCGATTCCGCTTCCTGACAGGTTCCGCGGGATCCAAAAGTTTTATCCTGAAAAATGCATCGTCTGCAACCAGTGTGCCAATATTTGCCCGACAGATTGCATTAACTTGACTGGTAAAAAGCATCCTGATCCAACGAAAAAAGGCAAAATCATTGATACGTATGATATCAACTTCGAACTATGCATCCTCTGTGACCTGTGCACAGAAGTTTGCCCGACTGAAGCGATCATCATGACGAACAACTTTGAGCTTGCTGAATACAGCCGGGATGATTTATTTAAGAACCTGGAATGGCTTGACGAAAATGATGAGAATATACGGAAGGTGAATAAAGCATGA
- a CDS encoding NADH-quinone oxidoreductase subunit J, with translation MTLTGEFFAFMSLALVAVIGGVLLLNLTKVIHMVVALVFTFVSIAGIYVLLSAEFLAVIQVMIYSGAITIMMLFGIMLTRHHGDEEEPKGGMLRKLALLLGVLGFGAAVYYGIYDLNFEAVPNTLHENNTEQIGISLFSQYIIPFELTSVILLAALVGAIVLARKDDEKEGDQE, from the coding sequence ATGACGTTAACAGGCGAATTTTTTGCGTTTATGTCACTTGCTTTAGTGGCGGTAATCGGCGGCGTGCTTTTATTGAACCTCACCAAGGTCATCCACATGGTCGTAGCGCTCGTCTTTACATTCGTCAGTATTGCAGGTATTTATGTGTTGCTGTCCGCTGAATTCTTGGCGGTCATCCAAGTAATGATCTATTCCGGCGCCATCACGATTATGATGCTGTTCGGAATCATGCTTACCCGCCACCATGGAGACGAAGAGGAGCCAAAAGGCGGGATGCTGCGCAAGCTTGCACTGCTGCTTGGCGTACTTGGTTTTGGCGCAGCTGTATACTACGGAATTTACGATTTGAATTTCGAAGCAGTACCAAATACACTGCATGAAAATAATACAGAACAAATCGGGATATCGTTGTTCTCGCAATACATCATCCCGTTTGAACTGACATCCGTGATCCTGCTTGCTGCACTAGTCGGCGCAATCGTACTGGCGCGCAAGGATGACGAAAAGGAGGGTGATCAGGAATGA
- the nuoK gene encoding NADH-quinone oxidoreductase subunit NuoK: MSSVPVSAYLALALILFCIGLYGALTKKNTVIVLISIELMLNAVNINLVTFSKYGVNPSITGQVFALFSIAVAAAEVAVGLAILISLYRNRRTVNIDEMNQLKN, encoded by the coding sequence ATGAGTTCTGTTCCGGTTTCAGCCTATCTGGCTCTTGCACTTATTCTTTTTTGCATCGGTCTTTACGGTGCGCTGACAAAAAAGAACACGGTTATTGTGTTGATTTCTATTGAACTGATGCTAAATGCGGTCAATATCAATCTGGTAACCTTCAGTAAATACGGAGTGAATCCTTCGATCACTGGCCAGGTTTTCGCGCTGTTCTCCATTGCGGTGGCAGCAGCTGAAGTAGCGGTAGGACTGGCGATTTTGATTTCGCTTTACCGCAACCGCAGAACGGTCAATATTGATGAGATGAATCAATTGAAAAATTAG
- the nuoL gene encoding NADH-quinone oxidoreductase subunit L, translating into MENAWLIPLFPLVSFLFLLLFGKKLKEASAFVGILATLASLVYSILVLIERFSESTFKAEAVWLTIGNLELTAGFEVNQLNALMLVIVSLVSFLVHTYSKGYMHGDERFPVFYAYLGLFTFAMLGLVISPNLLQTYIFWELVGVGSFLLIGFYFYKESAKAAAKKAFIMTRIGDVGLLIGMILLFWQTGSFEYDEIFAAVEEGAISGTMITLTAILIFIGAVGKSGQFPLHTWLPDAMEGPTPVSALIHAATMVAAGVYLVASLFPLFNASETAMLTVAIIGAFTAIFAATIGLVQTDIKRVLAFSTVSQLGYMMLALGSAGYVAGVFHLMTHAFFKALLFLAAGSVIHAVHTQDIEKMGGLWKKLTFTGPLFLIGTLAISGVPLFSGFFSKDEILIAAWAHGNYTLFWLAVIAAFFTAFYMFRLFFMVFTGEARSEMKNVHESPSVMTMPMVVLAVLAVVAGYVNTPWFGTFLGDWLVDGNEALGHGHIEGPGWIMIVATVVSLLGILLAWMMYSKKSISRDWLSSRAPIAYGVVKNKYYIDEIYNQSIVFGAKAVSLFLRFIEVFLVEGLVKLTTAAVQTLGKTGAKIQNGQVQTYGTIAFVGLAVLIVIYALTGGYL; encoded by the coding sequence ATGGAGAATGCTTGGCTCATTCCGCTGTTCCCGCTTGTATCCTTTCTATTCCTTCTGCTGTTCGGTAAAAAGCTTAAAGAAGCGAGCGCATTCGTTGGGATCCTTGCGACGCTTGCCTCTCTTGTATACTCCATCCTTGTGCTGATCGAGCGCTTTTCGGAGTCTACATTCAAAGCTGAAGCCGTATGGCTGACAATAGGGAATCTGGAACTAACTGCGGGCTTTGAAGTAAATCAATTAAACGCATTGATGCTGGTGATCGTGTCTCTTGTCAGCTTCCTTGTGCATACCTATTCAAAAGGCTATATGCATGGTGATGAGCGGTTCCCGGTTTTCTATGCTTATCTGGGACTATTTACTTTTGCAATGCTTGGTCTTGTAATCTCGCCGAATCTTTTACAGACATATATTTTCTGGGAATTAGTCGGTGTAGGTTCATTCCTGTTGATTGGATTCTATTTTTACAAAGAAAGCGCCAAAGCGGCTGCAAAGAAAGCCTTCATCATGACCCGTATCGGGGATGTCGGGCTGCTGATCGGGATGATCTTATTATTCTGGCAAACTGGCAGCTTCGAATATGATGAAATTTTCGCGGCTGTTGAAGAAGGCGCGATTTCCGGAACGATGATTACCCTGACTGCAATCCTGATCTTCATCGGCGCGGTTGGTAAATCAGGTCAGTTCCCGCTTCACACATGGCTTCCAGACGCGATGGAAGGTCCTACCCCAGTTTCTGCGTTAATCCACGCAGCGACAATGGTTGCGGCAGGTGTTTACTTGGTCGCATCGCTGTTCCCGCTATTCAATGCGAGTGAAACAGCCATGCTGACTGTAGCGATTATCGGTGCCTTCACAGCGATTTTTGCGGCAACAATTGGCCTTGTCCAGACTGACATCAAGCGTGTTCTTGCATTCTCGACTGTCAGCCAGCTTGGCTACATGATGCTTGCATTAGGATCTGCCGGTTATGTTGCCGGAGTGTTCCACTTGATGACCCACGCTTTCTTTAAAGCGTTGTTATTCCTTGCAGCAGGTAGCGTCATCCATGCTGTACATACTCAGGATATTGAAAAAATGGGCGGGCTTTGGAAGAAGCTTACTTTCACTGGACCGTTGTTCCTGATCGGAACGCTGGCTATCAGCGGTGTCCCATTGTTCTCAGGCTTTTTCAGTAAAGATGAAATTTTGATTGCTGCATGGGCTCATGGCAATTACACTTTGTTCTGGCTTGCAGTGATCGCGGCGTTCTTCACAGCATTCTACATGTTCCGCCTGTTCTTCATGGTATTCACGGGTGAAGCACGCAGCGAAATGAAGAACGTCCATGAATCGCCATCCGTCATGACCATGCCGATGGTTGTACTGGCTGTGCTGGCTGTTGTAGCTGGTTATGTCAATACACCATGGTTCGGCACATTCCTTGGTGACTGGCTCGTTGATGGCAACGAAGCGCTTGGCCATGGACATATCGAAGGTCCTGGCTGGATCATGATTGTCGCTACAGTTGTATCCTTGCTCGGCATCCTGCTTGCATGGATGATGTACAGTAAAAAGTCGATTTCTCGCGACTGGCTTTCTAGCAGGGCACCAATTGCCTATGGCGTCGTGAAAAATAAGTATTATATCGATGAAATTTACAATCAGAGCATCGTGTTTGGAGCGAAAGCGGTCAGCCTGTTCCTGCGCTTCATTGAGGTCTTCCTCGTTGAAGGATTGGTGAAACTGACAACTGCTGCCGTCCAGACACTTGGTAAAACGGGTGCGAAAATCCAGAACGGCCAGGTACAGACATACGGTACAATCGCGTTTGTCGGCCTTGCAGTCTTGATTGTCATCTATGCGTTAACAGGGGGGTATTTATAA
- a CDS encoding NADH-quinone oxidoreductase subunit M yields the protein MDFNYFLTLLVFSPLLGILLLAFMPKANESGIKMLGVLATLPSLILALIAYFSYRGGHDLANFSEKFRWIQFGGQGAEQQGMFTVNYELGIDGFGLIMVVLTAVIATLAAIASFHIKKEWKGYYMLFLLLEIGMLGVFTSENLILFFLFFEITLIPMFFLIGKWGYYDKEKAAYSFLIYNGLGSAILLIVIMVLFSRTGTSNIEMLSVMMNTENAPLFAPVSESLKMGLLIALLVAFGVKLPIFPLHSWMLRVHVEAPPSIVMIHSGILLKIGAFGLIRFGMGIFPEQFAELAVLLAVLGVINLLYGAFLAFIQTDFKMVLAYSSISHMGIVLIGLGALNEAGIQGAIFQVVSHGLISALLFFLVGVLYERTHTTTLANLGGMAKGMPLASGFLLAGAMASLGLPGMSGFVSEFMAFLGLFEEMPVLAAVGTIGIIMTAVYLLRAVLGITYGNAEREFDGVTDIRSFEWAPVLVLIGLIVLIGVYPAVLSEPLQATLETIMMGIGG from the coding sequence ATGGATTTCAACTATTTTCTTACCTTGCTGGTATTCTCCCCTTTACTAGGAATCCTGCTGCTGGCATTCATGCCAAAGGCGAATGAATCAGGCATCAAAATGCTAGGTGTGCTGGCAACACTGCCGTCATTGATCCTTGCGCTGATCGCTTACTTTTCGTATCGCGGCGGCCATGACCTGGCCAATTTTTCTGAAAAATTCCGCTGGATTCAATTCGGCGGCCAGGGTGCCGAGCAGCAGGGCATGTTCACAGTGAACTACGAACTCGGCATCGATGGATTCGGTTTAATCATGGTGGTTCTCACAGCAGTGATCGCGACGCTTGCGGCGATCGCATCTTTCCATATTAAAAAAGAATGGAAAGGCTACTACATGCTGTTCTTGCTTCTTGAGATCGGTATGCTGGGAGTATTTACATCAGAAAACTTGATCCTGTTCTTCCTTTTCTTCGAGATTACATTGATCCCAATGTTCTTCCTGATTGGAAAATGGGGCTATTACGATAAAGAAAAGGCAGCATACAGCTTCTTGATTTATAACGGCCTTGGATCAGCAATCTTGCTGATCGTCATCATGGTTTTATTTTCAAGAACTGGCACTTCAAATATCGAAATGCTGTCAGTCATGATGAACACAGAAAACGCGCCATTGTTCGCACCAGTTTCTGAGTCATTGAAAATGGGATTATTGATCGCATTGCTTGTCGCTTTCGGTGTTAAGCTGCCGATCTTCCCGCTGCACAGCTGGATGCTTCGCGTTCACGTTGAAGCGCCGCCATCCATCGTCATGATCCACTCAGGGATCTTGCTTAAGATCGGTGCATTCGGTTTAATTCGCTTCGGGATGGGGATTTTCCCTGAACAATTCGCAGAATTAGCAGTATTGCTTGCGGTATTGGGTGTCATTAACCTGCTATACGGAGCGTTCCTTGCTTTTATCCAGACAGATTTCAAAATGGTCCTTGCTTACTCTTCTATTTCCCATATGGGAATCGTTTTAATCGGACTTGGCGCATTAAATGAAGCAGGAATTCAAGGTGCTATTTTTCAAGTCGTGTCACACGGTTTGATTTCAGCATTACTATTCTTCCTTGTCGGTGTGTTGTATGAACGCACTCACACGACAACGCTTGCCAACCTGGGCGGCATGGCAAAAGGAATGCCGCTTGCATCAGGCTTCTTGCTTGCAGGTGCGATGGCATCACTTGGATTGCCAGGCATGTCAGGATTCGTCAGTGAATTCATGGCATTCCTTGGACTATTCGAAGAAATGCCAGTTCTTGCAGCGGTTGGTACAATCGGCATCATCATGACAGCCGTTTACCTGCTGCGTGCAGTCCTAGGCATCACGTATGGCAATGCAGAACGAGAATTTGACGGAGTGACAGACATCCGTTCATTTGAATGGGCTCCAGTGTTAGTGCTGATTGGCTTGATTGTTCTGATCGGTGTATATCCAGCTGTTCTTAGTGAACCGCTTCAGGCAACATTAGAGACTATCATGATGGGAATAGGGGGGTGA